The following proteins come from a genomic window of Geothrix edaphica:
- a CDS encoding L-lactate permease: MFLSVLAATLPLIVLLIGIPLLMKPAAKVAPIALLVTVLAAILVFHFPAKITVLAALQGGLTGIFPIMYIPFGALVVYNVLKATGWMDKMQGAMANLTVDRRAQALLIAFGFGAFLEGICGFGAPVAIPASILIGLGYNPMMAALVCLVANTGPVPFGSLAIPTVTLAKTTGLDVMKLSQMTGRFMAPLALIMAFATVYAMSKSKGMKGALGTILVSGLSFAITEFLVSNFIGADLTSVLAGLVCLVATAIYLNFQKGAQPWLFEGEAPATEQRREFHAKELFLSWLPYLLLAVLVIAVNLPSTKPLFNGSAPGWKWVLLKAQIYNPGKLYAFTWLQSPGTIMLIAGLIAFPFMGISYGVMGEQFGKTFKQMIPSFIAVASILAIAEVMNLALPIIDPKTKLAVVGDLATKQISMVATMANGIVALVSKHVYPFLSPLFGTLGVFLTGSNTSANALFGNLQKLTAQGMGLSDILMASAGSAGASAGKMISPQSIVIAATAVGLAGKEGLIMRQTIKYTIPYVILLGLMVFGFAFLFPGLVP, from the coding sequence ATGTTTCTCAGTGTCCTCGCAGCCACGCTGCCACTAATCGTTCTGCTCATCGGCATCCCGCTGCTGATGAAGCCCGCCGCGAAGGTGGCACCCATCGCCCTGCTGGTGACGGTGCTCGCGGCGATCCTCGTGTTCCACTTCCCGGCCAAGATCACGGTGCTGGCCGCCCTCCAGGGCGGGCTCACGGGCATCTTCCCCATCATGTACATCCCCTTCGGCGCGCTGGTGGTCTACAACGTGCTGAAGGCCACGGGCTGGATGGACAAGATGCAGGGCGCCATGGCGAACCTGACGGTGGACCGCCGCGCGCAGGCCCTGCTCATCGCCTTCGGCTTCGGCGCCTTCCTTGAGGGCATCTGCGGCTTCGGCGCCCCCGTGGCCATTCCCGCCAGCATCCTCATCGGCCTGGGCTACAACCCCATGATGGCCGCCCTGGTGTGCCTGGTGGCCAACACGGGCCCCGTGCCCTTCGGCTCCCTCGCTATCCCCACGGTGACGCTCGCCAAGACCACGGGCCTGGACGTGATGAAGCTCTCCCAGATGACGGGCCGCTTCATGGCGCCCCTGGCGCTCATCATGGCCTTCGCCACTGTGTACGCCATGTCCAAGTCCAAGGGCATGAAGGGCGCCCTGGGCACCATCCTGGTGTCGGGCCTCAGCTTCGCCATCACCGAGTTCCTCGTCTCCAACTTCATCGGCGCGGACCTCACCTCCGTGCTGGCGGGCCTGGTCTGCCTCGTGGCCACCGCCATCTACCTGAACTTCCAGAAGGGCGCCCAGCCCTGGCTCTTCGAGGGTGAGGCCCCGGCCACCGAGCAGCGGCGCGAGTTCCACGCGAAGGAGCTGTTCCTCTCCTGGCTGCCCTACCTGCTGCTGGCCGTGCTCGTCATCGCCGTGAACCTGCCCAGCACCAAGCCCCTCTTCAACGGCAGCGCCCCCGGCTGGAAGTGGGTGCTCCTCAAGGCCCAGATCTACAACCCCGGCAAGCTCTATGCGTTCACCTGGCTCCAGAGCCCCGGCACCATCATGCTCATCGCCGGCCTCATCGCCTTCCCCTTCATGGGCATCAGCTACGGCGTGATGGGCGAGCAGTTCGGCAAGACCTTCAAGCAGATGATCCCCTCCTTCATCGCGGTGGCCAGCATCCTCGCCATCGCCGAGGTGATGAACCTGGCCCTGCCCATCATCGACCCCAAGACCAAGCTGGCCGTGGTCGGCGACCTCGCCACCAAGCAGATCTCCATGGTGGCCACCATGGCCAACGGCATCGTCGCCCTGGTGAGCAAGCACGTGTATCCGTTCCTGAGCCCGCTCTTCGGCACCCTGGGCGTGTTCCTCACGGGCAGCAACACCTCGGCCAACGCCCTCTTCGGCAACCTGCAGAAGCTCACCGCCCAGGGCATGGGCCTGTCCGACATCCTCATGGCCTCGGCCGGCAGCGCGGGCGCCTCCGCGGGCAAGATGATCTCGCCCCAGAGCATCGTCATCGCCGCCACCGCCGTGGGCCTGGCCGGGAAGGAAGGCCTGATCATGCGCCAGACCATCAAGTACACGATCCCCTACGTGATCCTGCTGGGCCTCATGGTCTTCGGCTTCGCGTTCCTGTTCCCGGGGCTCGTCCCCTGA